A window of Candidatus Cloacimonas sp. genomic DNA:
GCTTTTAATTCGTCAATTTTGGCTCCTGCTTTGTCCCATCCTACCTTAAGCCACGCAAGTGTTATTTCTTCTCTTGTTAGGATTCGGCCAGCCGAATTTAGTCTTGTGAATATCTGGACAATAGCATCATCATATTCATCTCTATTACACTGATCTTCATTAAAAGCAGATATCTCTTGAGTTTGTATTTTGTAATAGTACTTTACCGAATCAATGTCGCGCATAAAGGCTGAAAGTGGTTTGGTGACCTCATCAAGCATTTCTTTAGACATTTTATTACAAAAATCACTCTTTATCTTTTCCTGATAATAATCCTCGCTTTGTCGAGGGCTAACCATATTCCAAATCTCAGAAAAACGAATATATCCCCGGTCGTTCTTTTGCAAGTATGGAAGAGGACTTTCATATTTTTCATGATTTGGAGCGTCTCTTTCTTTATCAATAATAACCCATGCGAGGACATTCTTAACTTCAATGTCTTTTACACGTTCACGAATTTTATATTCTGACAGAAAAGCTGCACTATCAAAAAATAAAGATGCCCTAGACCATCTAGTACTCGTCCTGATTTTTCGTGGCTCAGGCAAAACAGCAGCCCAGTCATGATCGAACATTTTGAAGCCGCTTCCAAATTCTCCCAAGGCTAAGAGCAAACTTTGAATTCTCTGTTGTCCATCCAATACCATGTATTTTTTTTCATCATTTTTCTCTAAGAAGCCTGTGTCGGCCCCATTTACTCTATCAACATCCCTCCAGAATGTTCTGTAAGGGATCCCACGATTTTCATGAAAATCAGATGATCCAACTTCCCACATCAGAACTGAGCCAAATGGCCATCCTCTAAAAATTGAATCCATTAATAGTATTACCTTATCGGGAGTCCACACAAATGGTCGTTGTATATCAGGGACAAGTATTATAGCATTTTCTTTACAATCGCGAATGATATCGAAAAAAGGTTTGGGGCGCCATTCGTACTGAATATTCATAAGAATCTCCTTTTATTTAATTCCGTTCAAAGCAATTTTGTTCTTGTAATCCAGCTTAACCTCTTGTATCCCGCTCACGAGCACTTTCTTACTATTCTCAGAGCGATTGGATTCCGCCTCAGCTTTGATATCTATCTTGATAACAAGACCATTACTGGTTGCATTAAGCTTTGTGAGAACAGATCTGGAGAACTTGTTCCAAAGCTCATACGGAAGTTCTCCGCTAAGTTTGATAGTATCAAAGCGTGGTGGTTCGGGCTGAGGATTAGTTTGGGTCTGACCTTTATCAGTTCCGGTTCCAGTATCTATACCGGGTTCATCAGGTGTTTGCTCTGACCCCCTTTCTCCGGGATTGGGCTCAGGACCAAGCTCATCTTTGGCTTTGTATAGATAGACCTTTTTTGCTAATACCAGCATCACTTCTGTTGAGTCCCAAATGTTGGTGTAAAATTCCAGCTCGTTGTTTTTCAGGTTGTTTGAGAACATTTTATCATCCTTGTTTCTCACAATCTATGTTAGTACATACTAACAAATGCATTATCTTTGTCTTGTCAATCCTAGTCAAGTTCTTTTTCATCAAAAGCTACCTTGTCGCGGCGAATCAAACGGTATAGGACTTATCAGGTTTTCCTTGATCCTTTCCAATGGCTCTGAAAGATACAATTTCCCACTTATCCAATCCTCTGCATATCCTTGTAGTATAGAACCAAACAACCGTAAGCAACTCATTTCATTCGGGAATATTCTGATACATCTCTCTCTCCGCCTCAACTCTTCATTTATGCGCTCCAGTGAGTTGGTACACCTTATCCTGCTCCAGTGTGCCGTAGGGAAATTAAGATAAACTGAGATATCATGGTAAGTAGCATCCAACCAATCCAAATATTTGTCTCTTCCTTTTGCCCGGACAACCCGGTTACGCTCTCTCCAAGCCAACTCAAACGACTCCCTGTTTCTGGAACCTACTAGGTCTTTTAATAGTGGTAGTAACCACAGTAGGTCTGCCTTTGATACTTTGCTCTGGGTATTGCGCATCCAGTGGACAATGCAGCGTTGTCTTAACTGTCCAGGAAAGCATTCCTCTATTGACTTTATCAAACCGTCATGCTCATCGCTAATCCAAAGATCCGCTCTCTCCAAACCACGGGCTTTTAAGCTCTATCTACTCGCTGATATTGTTCCAAAATTGCCGGATAGAAACTTCCTTTCCTTAACTTAGGTATGCTTATGTTCACTGGTCCTATCCCGGTTACGAGTGGCTCCTTTCTCTCTCTGTATCCATTTCGATAGTTAGTCCTCTTTGCCGTTCGTTGATACGGTTTTGCTTCAAGTTTCATACTAACTTCTTCTTCAACTATCCTTTGTATGCTGTGTTCCAACACTTTAGCAAAATCTCCCGGAATTAGCAATTGAATTAGCTTGACTAATTCCGCCTGCTCATCTTTCTTTCTCTTGGGTTGAGCCATGATCTTCTCCTTGTTTCTTTAATTTGGTTTGAATCGTCAAAACAAAGAGCGGGATCCAGCTCAACCTTTTTCATCATCTGGCTTCCCTAATTTTACACCAACCTTTGAGACATAACC
This region includes:
- a CDS encoding transposase, yielding MAQPKRKKDEQAELVKLIQLLIPGDFAKVLEHSIQRIVEEEVSMKLEAKPYQRTAKRTNYRNGYRERKEPLVTGIGPVNISIPKLRKGSFYPAILEQYQRVDRA